A window of Kribbella voronezhensis genomic DNA:
GCCGTCACCGCGCCGCGGGTGTTGGTGGCCTGGATGACGACCGAGAAGCCGGCGGTGCAGTTCTTCGTTGTCGAGGTGATCCGCGCCCCACCCCAGTGACCGCCGGTCGCGGTGTCGCTGAGCCGGGTCATGCGCTGCGGGCTACCGGCGACCACCGAGACTCCTGCCATCGATTCCAGCCCGGCGATGCTGGCGGCGGAGGTGGTGGCCTTGTCGTACTCGACCAGGATGTTTTCGCTGGCCGGATCGAGATCGGCGGTGAAGGTCGTCTTCGCGGCGTCCGCGGACCAGTCGCGAGCGCCGATCTTGGTCCAGGCGGCCGCGATGGAGCGAGCGGACCGGCAACTGCGCTCGACGGTCAGCATCTTGAGACCGGGCTGCGGGACGTTGCGGGAAATGGCTGCCTTGTACTTCGAATCGTCCACCACCGAGTCGTCGAGCACGACCTTGTAGCCGGTCTCGGGTGAGCCGAGGAGGCCGACGATGCCCTGGCTCAACCCGTACGGCAGGCCGGATGTCGGCCGGCCGGTGTTGGTGAGCGGCTCGGTCGAGCGGACGGCGGCGGACACGCCTTCGCCGAGCGCCTGGCCGAGCGGGCGTGGATCGGTCGCGCTGGTCGGTTGGGAGAGCCTGGTCGCGTTCATCGAGGTGGTGGTCGGGTCGGCATGCGTGCAGGCCGCCGGCGCTGTCACTGAGGCGGACGTGGGCAGCACCGACACCGAGGCGACGGTGACTGACAGCGAGCAAAGGGCGAGCAGCGGGACGGTGGCTGAGAGTCGCACTAAGCTCCCCAATCGGTGGACGGCCTCCGTGAATGGTCCGCGCACGGACGACTCATAGTCAATAGCCGATCACCGTCTGCGAGCAAATTTGACTACCGTGTGCGAGCGTAGATCGCAACTTCACGCCCGTCGCCCGCGTAGAACCGCAGTGTCGCCTGGTCCGTGCTGATCC
This region includes:
- a CDS encoding S1 family peptidase produces the protein MRLSATVPLLALCSLSVTVASVSVLPTSASVTAPAACTHADPTTTSMNATRLSQPTSATDPRPLGQALGEGVSAAVRSTEPLTNTGRPTSGLPYGLSQGIVGLLGSPETGYKVVLDDSVVDDSKYKAAISRNVPQPGLKMLTVERSCRSARSIAAAWTKIGARDWSADAAKTTFTADLDPASENILVEYDKATTSAASIAGLESMAGVSVVAGSPQRMTRLSDTATGGHWGGARITSTTKNCTAGFSVVIQATNTRGAVTAGHCGGPGTIWRSGSNYYGTTTVRTNYPDYDQSLLAGSSYGAKIWTDGPGDSVDTRTVKGGADPAVGTSICQSGSFSTSLCGITVRSTSAKYCDADGCTTYVVRATRDGATAIVSGDSGGPIYTRPTSTTATIRGLAFAGSGCTSGRCTTLYAERYDSIAGHLNIRALVG